In Methylocystis sp. ATCC 49242, the genomic stretch GCCAAGAACATGCACCGGTTCTACCGCCTCGATATCGCGCCTGATCTGTTCGGGCGCTGGTGTTTGGTCGCGGAATGGGGACGGATCGGCCGGCTGCGCAGCACTGTTTGCGACGACATTGCGCAAGCGATGGAGGCTCTGGTCCGGCAGCGGCGCTTGAAGGAGCGTCGCGGCTATGTCGCCCGGTGACGGCGTGCGCCCGGATAGATCACGGCCCCGAACGTTGCGCGACAAGCATCATCCCGCTCGTTTTCGCTCGCGCGCTGCTTTTGCGGCCTTCCCGCGCAGTAACGCCATCAGAACCGGGCCAAGCGAAAACTCCCCTGCCCTCGCTTTCGCGGTCAGGACACGGAGATAGCCGCCCGCGGATTTGATTTCCTCGCCACGCTGGAGAATTGCCGCAATGACCACCGTGGCGTCGTGCTCGCCCAAGACGTCGAGCGCCTGCGACCAGGCGTCGGGCGAAACGCCCAATGCCGATCGCACTGTCCCCGCCGTCGCGATGAGATCCCGCCAAGAAGAAATCCCGCTTGGCGCAAAGTCCAGGATATCTGGGCAGGCGTCGAGGACCATGCCGAGCGGATAGGTTCGCGGCGGTTGAGATTTAACGTCCAATTTGGAGGGCTTGGTTGCATCGATTTCAGGCTCTGGCGCTGATGGGGTCCCCAAACCTCCGTTGTTAAATCCGGACGCAGTGCCCCTGCCTTCTTGAAGGCTAGGTTCAAGATCAGAAATGTTTGTGGTTTGATTCTGTATATGCCGCTCAGTCTGAGACTCATTGGCGGTTATATTTTGCCGTTTTACGTGATTTTCCAGCAAAGTATTGATCTCGGCCGCGAGAGCGACAAGTTCCGTCGCCAAGGCCTCCAGGTCTGTCCTCGTCATCTTGCGCACCTGGCGAATGGTGAGCGCCTGGTAGTCGCCGTGGCGGGCCTCCCAATCGCCCGGAACGCCCTCTTCTATCGCCGTCTCGATCATCTTGGCGATGTCCCGCCGCGCCAGAGTGATCTTTTCGCGCAGCAGCGCCATGGCGCGGTTTTCAGCGCGGATTTCCTCGGCGAGATTCTCGATTTCTGCGGCGCGGGCGACGAGAGGAGTGAGATCGAAACCGAAGGCGTCCGCGATCTCGCCCCCCTTCCCTCGCCGCGCGAAACGTTTGCCATTGGGCGAGTCGCGCCGAATAATGAGCCCGGCCTCGACCAGCACGGCGATATGCCGCCGCAGCGTCGCCGGCGCCATCCCGTGCGCGCGGATCGATAGCTCCTTGTTCGACGGAAAGACGATGATCCCAGGAGCCGCCTCAGTTTCCGAGGATTTGAATTCCTTCTCCAGCATCAGCGCCGTCTCCTGATGGAAGCTCAGCAGCGCGTGCAAAACCGATAACGCCCGGTCGGTGACGCCAAGCGGTGCTTTTGCCTCCGTCAGCGCCCGAAACAGTCGCCATTTATGGACGACGGTTTCTGACGCGTCTGGACGAGACGTGAATTCTTTCGTCGCCGCCTGGCTCGCCACCATGGCGAGCGAAAGCGATCGCCGCCCAAAGGGCGTCGTTGCTTGTCTTTGCATGACCTTTTGCCTCGTTCAGGCAAAAGAAATCTGCTCACCGAAACGGCGCCGACTCTTGACAGCGATTCGCGGAAGTGTGATTCTCTAGGTGCTAACTACGAGAAGGGCTTCCGGGGCGATGTTTCGGGGGCCTTTTTCTTTTGTCGGTTTCTCCTGCGATGGTACTTTTTGACGCCACGCTAAACGCTCGCCGTCATCGACGGGATTTGAACTCCTCATAAAGCGACTGCAATCGCTCGAGGATGTAATCTCCAAATTCAGGGACAACTCGACGGTCGATCGTCACCGAAATCTTTTCGGCGTTCTGCACAATTTTGGCGAATTTTGCGCCCTCAGCCGTCGTCCAGTTTTCAAACCGAGGCCGTTCAATGCTCGGTCTCGCCACAGCGTGCGCCTGCCGAAACCGCTGATCGCTTTCGAGGGCGAGGAAGTCCGGTGCCAAAATCAAGGCTGCTACTGATTCTGCGACGAAGGGGTCGGAAAATCGCTCTGCGAGGTCGATCCATCCTCGTCGTCCGATCCCAAGCGCGGGTCCGATAGCGTTGACGACGTCCTCGGGAATTCGCGAAATGACCGAGAGCATGTTCGAAAGATCGCTCTTGTACACGGAAAGCGCAGTCATAATCGTATCGCGCTTGAATCCCTTCTCTTCCAAGTCGCGCGCGAATCTTGCCTTTTCGATGAACGACAAATCTTGTCGCTCATTGTTTTCCTGCCCTTGAGCGATGACGAGTTCGTCGTCGGAAAGAGCCTTGACGACGGCGCGAACGGTTCGCTGAAGCTCCAATGCAGCGCGAAGGCGGCGATGGCCATATGCAACCTGGTACCGCCCCATGTTACTCGGATGAGGGCGGACTAGAATCGGCACCTGTTGCCCATGCTCTCGAATGGCTTCAACTAATCGAGCGTGCGCCTCCTTACTCGTTGGCATACGATCCTTCACAAAAGAAGGATCAATCAGAGTTGGATCAAGATCAACGACAGCCTGTCCCTCGGCGAGCTGGCGCTCAATTGCGGACGCGCGCTCGGATTGAGCCTTGAATTCGCTGAGCGATTGCCCTAGTGCACCGACAGGTGCGGCGGCTGTCTTTATGAGCTCCGGAGCACCTAGAATTGGCCGAGACCTAAGTCTCGCCGCTCTAATCGGATCAGCGACCGACTTGTCGTCCCCTGTACGATCTTCGGATTTGACCGTCGCTTCGCTCTCGGCTGCCGAAACTGAAGCAGGTTTCAAATTGGCGAAAAGAGCTTTCCGGCTCATGCTGCTCTCCCCCAAGCTCGACGGATCAAGCCTTCGATCTCTCCGTTGACCTGGTTCATGGATTCGATGGCGCGATCGTAAGTTGATCGCGTAAACTGCTGTCTTTCAACCTCATACAGGGTTTGGTTGGTGATCGATGCGTCTGAAATCGCCGTGCTTTTCAGCATTGGATGAATGAGCACATGCTGCCCAAATATTGACCTCAGGAACGCGACCATTTGGTTTTGAGGGCCGTCGCTAGGTTCGAACCTCGTTACGAGGTAATTCATCCAGTCGTAATTGGTTGTCCCTCCCGCATCAGCGACGACCTCCAAGAGATCTCCCGTCATCGTTAGGAATTGCGCCATCGACAACACGTCAAGCATCTGAGGGTGTATTGTGATCAGAACTGCAGTTGCGGCGCTCAACGCTGACAGTGTCAAGTAGCCAAGCTGCGGAGGGCAATCGATGACGACAATGTCGTACAAATTCTGAGCCTCAGCTACTGCTTGAGCGATACGCCCGAAAAACATCAAATCCCCGGGGTCACGCCGCATTAGCGCTCTCGGCGTCTCGTGCTCAAATTCCATCAACTCGAGATGGGCAGGAATCAAATGCAGGTTGGGAATGTAGGTTCCTCTAACAACTTCGCTGATTGATCGACGATGCTCGTCGTATCGAATCGCGCCGTAAAGTGTTTCGTTCGGTCCTACGTCTAGCTCGGGCTGCGAACCGAAAAGAGCGGACAGGCTGGCCTGCGGATCGAGATCAATCGCAAGGACGCGGTAACCATGCAGAGCCAAGTACTGCGACAAATGCGCGGATGTCGTCGTCTTCCCTGATCCTCCTTTGAAGTTCATCACGGTGATGATCTGCAAATGCTCGCCATCAACCCGATGAGGTAGATAGCGACGATCCCCTCGGGCACTCTGATCGAGAATGCGGCGGATATTCTGAATGTCCTCCACCGAGTAAGACCGCCTACCGTTCGTCACCGTCGCGGCGATTCCCCGCCCCTCTGACGCAACCTGCCGCAAGTACCCCTCGTGAATTCCGATCAATTTTGCCGCTTCCGCGGGCGAAAAAAGGCGGATACTTTTTTCGGCGGAAGGAGGAAAATTGTTTCGCTGATGCGCCTGCAACTGCTCCGACAGATTTTGAGCGTGCCGCTGAATTAGCGTCCTCAGTTCTGTCCCCTGCGAAAGAGTGGCTGGTTTGTGTGCCATGCCGGAAAGGCTCTCACCAAATCAAAGCTGCGGAGTTTTTCAAAGTTTCGCACTCTAAGCGCGTCTTTGCGCATTAATGCCGATTCTGCCGGGAGGCGCAACGTTTTTAGTGCTAACAAGACGTTAACGGCTTCTCGATTCGCCTTGCCGCAATAGATGCAGCGCCAGATCTTGCGGGCGCAGTGAATTCTAGGCGCCGCCCACCTAATCGGCGGGCACGGGGTCGTTAGCCGCGGCTAACTTTTTCTGCTTTTCTCGTTCGGACTAGAAATTTATAGGCGCGGTTAGCCGCGGCTAACTTCGGCTCGGATAACATGTCCTCAAGGACGCCGCGTGCCTTATCAAGCGTATCCCAGATTCGTTGATGATCGTTGCAGTCCGCGCTGCCGGTGAACGCGATGCGAGGTCCAAGTGGCAAAAGCACCTGCGTCTCGGCGAGCCTTTTGGCGCTCAGGAAATCCCGACTGTCGATCATCGCCGCCGTCAGGGCGCGGTGATTAACCTGCCATCCCGAGCGTGGACGCCAGGGGGAACCGGTCTCGGTCGCATAGAACTCTGCGAGATGGTCCGAAAGAACCAGGGGGCGGGGACGCATGAAAAATTTATGCAAGCATTCGATCGAGACAATGAAAGGCCCCGCCAGCAATCCGGCGGGGCGCGCGCCCTTCAGGCCGCTTCTTCCGTCGGCTTGGGCTTGCGGATGACAATTTCGGCTCCGTTGAGGGGAACCAGGTCCAGCTTCAAGCTGAAGCCCTCGCCATCCGGGTGAGCCCAAGCCGCGCCGATTTCGCGCCAGAAGCTTTTGTCGCCGCGCTTGGTGACCGCATAGGCCCGATGCGTGGGACGTTTCGATTGATTGTTGCTCATGGTCTGTCCTTTCTTGTTTGCGATGCCCTGGAATGGGGGCTCGATGCGGTTCGGCCACGGACAGACAGGTCGCGCGTCAACGGTCCTTCGCAGGGAACCGGAACGAAAGAAAACGCCGTCGCCGTCACCACATGGCGGCAGGCGCTTTTCTGTTCGTTCTGGGTGGAAGGCCGTTGCACGCATAGGCGGCGGGTCTGGCTGTAGAACCCGCACGTTTCGAGGCCCTTCATGGGCAGCGCGGGAAGGGCAGGGGGCAACGGGATCGGGCGAAGCAGACTTACGCGAGATTTTCGATGTCGTCGTGAGCGACAGGCGAAGCTGCCCCAAACGGCAGGTGGCTATCATGCAGCGGCGGGTAGGGACGTTCTGCAAAAGGACGGCCGGAACCAGGACGGAGCGGGCCGCTCGCCAGTAAAAGCAGACGTTGAGGAAGGAGGGGCCTTTGAGCGCTCCTATGCGGCATGAACCCTGACGGCTTAGCCGCGAAAATACAGCTTCCTAGCTTCCTAGGAAGATAGCCTCCCTCACCGAGACTAAGAGGCAGGGCGCTTATGCGCCCTGCAAGGTGGCGAGAAACGTCACGGCCTCGGAGGCCTTCGAGGCGGCGGTGAAGATGGCCTTCTTGTCGGCCTTCAGGACGCGCAGCCAGCAATCGAGATATTGGGCGTGATCCGGACGCGGGGCGTCGGTGATCCGCAGATCGGCGCACAGGAAGGCGGCACCGAGCTCGGCCACCAATTCCTCCATGGCGTAGGCGTCATCGCCGAAGCGCTTGCCGAGCTGGCGATTGCAGCGAGCCTCGGCGCTCGTCCAGTGAATGAGCTCGTGCAGCTTGGTTGAGGCGTAAGCTTCGGCGGGGGTGCTGGTCGGCGAACCGACAAAAGCCTCGCGCAAAGGCAGCTGAATGCTGTCGGTCGATGGGCGGTAGTAGGCGCGGGTGCCGCCGTGATGAACGATTGCGCCGGTCTGGGCGACGAAGGTTTCGGCCGCCTCGATCGGCGAGAAGACGGTCGCAACATCTTCAACCACGGGCGCTTGGTAGCCGTCGACCTGCTCGGCGGCGAAGACTGGCGTGGCGCGGGCGAAGAGGCGAGTTTCGGCCTCGTCGCTGTCTTCAGAAGCGACGGCGATCTCCTTGTAGAAGACGACGTAAGCGGCTTTCTCGCCTTTGCGGACCTGTGCTCCGGCCTCGGCCCATTGCTTGTAGGTGCCCCAGGTGCCGGACGAATAACCCAACTCATCAGCGGCCGCCCAGAGGGTGAGGATGTTGACGCCGCGATAGGCGTTCTTCGAGGCGATATTGACGGGGCGCATGATGTTGCCGGCTGAGCGATGCCAGGGGAGGCGGAATTCGCCGGTGCCGGACTCAATGGCGGCAATGATCTGGTTGGTGATGTGCTGGTGAATGTCGAAGCGTTCGGTCTTCATGGCGGTGCCCCCTTGTTTGGCGGGCCGCGGGAGTGCGGCCTCGTGGGGGCAGGGGGACTGGGACCATTGAGCCGGGGGATCAAACGCCGCGCCTTCAGGCGCGCCGCAGAGCGGGGCGCAGCTGCACAAGCGAAGCGCGGAAGCGAGCCGCGTTGATCGCCCGGCGGTCCCGGTCAAACGTCCCCACATGAGAGGCCGCCATGCGGATCGCTCCAGTCGGGGGGAACCGTGAAAGAAAGGCTGCGAAGACGTTTCGGCGCAGACGACCGAAGGAGCGGGATTACTTGCTTAGGTTACAGCAGCCGCAGGTGCAACAAGCTCATATCTGGCCATCAATCCAGCTAACGAGGCGCTCGGGAGGACGGCATCATGCGGAACCAGCGCATAGGCCCATAGCTTTCCGCCTGTCTGCGCGGCGTGCTCGTTGGCATAGCGGACCCATTTGCAGGCGGCCCGGGCCTTGGCTTGCACGACGGGGTCCGTCATTTCGTTGGCTGCCTTGATCTCGACGATGAGCTTTTGGGTGCGGGTCTCCACCACAAAATCGGGCTCATAAGGCTGTCCGTTCGCGTATTCGATCCGGAATTGTCGTGACCCGGGTTTCATCCAGCGAAGCACGTCGGTTTCGTTGGCGCTGTCAATGAGCACGGCGAATTCCCGCTCTTCGTTCGATTGGAAACGCTGATAGGGATAGCAGCAGCGCTGAAAACCGCCGAAAACATGCTTCCGGGTATCGCCGGCCCGGACAACGGGCTGGCGGAAGTTCCGCACGGCTTGATTATTCGGCACATTGAAAGCTTGCGGGCGGAGGAGCTGGAAACCACGGGCAACCGTCGCCTGGTAGTCCGTCGGGGAAGCAGCATACCGCCGAATAAATCGGGCTGGAGATCGAGCCGATAGAACCGGCTCATATTGCGCGCGGCGTCGATGCGGCAGAGATGCACAACATTCATAGTTTTATCCGAAGTTCCGTGCTGCTGGTTTAAGGGGAAGTAAGGGCCTTCCGAAGAGATTTTAGCAATTCCTCGGCATCCTCAATTTTCTTAAGCAGGCTGGCATCGCCCTTCATTTTCTGGAGGGTGGTCCAAGGTACACTTTTCATGGCTTCAACTGCGGAATCCAAATCGGTTAGAAGGCCGTCGTTGGCTTTCTTTTCGACCGCACGCAGACGTAGCTGCGCCGACTCTAAATCGCCATCATCACTTAGGAAGTGAGCACGGGCGACCGGATCTGGAAGAATGACTCGAAGCTTCCGCAAATCCTTCGAACTCGTTATGCGTTTTTCATTCACCTTTTTGACGACAGCGTCGATAACGCTGGGGACCAAGAGCTTTTTGCTCACGCCCATCAATTCGCGCGCCCAGGTGATTGCGGCGCTCGGATCGCGCAATTTCGTGAATTTCTCCGAAAGCTCGAAAACCTCAACGAGTTTGTCGAGCTCACGAACTGTAATGCCGAGGATGTTGGCCGCACTTGCGCGCCCCATCAAATCGACGAGGCGATACGCAACCATCTCCTTTTCCTTGGCGTCCCATTCCTTGCGTTGGCGATGAATATAAATCCATACGCGGAGCCGCTCCTCCTCCGAGAGCGTTCTGTCTGTCACCTCGACGGGAATCTGGCGATATTGCTCGCGCCCTCGTTCAACGAGAATGCGGGAGTTCGTCCATCGGCGATCGCCGTCAATGATCCTGAATTTACCTGGCAACTCAGGATGAGGCTCGACGAGGAGGGGCTCGAACAGCCCCTCATTTGCTTCAATTTGGCGTTGGAGCTCCTCATCTTCCTTCGGCCCTAACCGTGGCTGGTTCGGGTTAGGAACGACCTCGTCGATATCAACTTTCGTGCGATAGGTTCGCAGGATCGTGCGGTCGAGGCGACGTTCCTGGAGCCCTATAACCTTCGACCGATGTTCGGGCGTAGTATGGTGTGGTTTGGTCATAGGTGTGCAGCTTCTAGGGTCATTTCTTCATCTGCTGCGGTGCCAATAATTCCGCTGATTTCGTTGGACAGTTCGGCCTGCACCTTTTGAATCGAGCGGATTAACTCGCCTTCCTTTTTCCAGGCCGCCTCATGCTGTTTCCTCTCCTTAACCTGCTGTTCCAGCAGCTCATCAGTGTGGGCGTCGACCAGGCCGAAGAGTTGAGTGCAGCGTTCCGACGTAATGAACGCATAAAGAGCCGCCGTTTTGCTCTCTCGTTCGGTGCTGCTTCGGCGCAAAGTATGGGTCTGGAGCAAGTGCTGACGGATCAGGGTGACGACCGACACAACGCGAGCGGGATTGGCGAGCAACACACCATCCTGGACATGCAGCTGGCGCGTTCCAGCCGGAAACTTATGTGTGGAAAGAATTGCGTGCTCAGCCTTTGCGGCCAGCTGGTCGTTGAGAAGCTTAGTAACGTGGTCGTTGCGGAAGGCGTTGTGGTTCTTTGAGTCGTAGATGATAGTTCCGCACTCCCTGCCGTTGTGCAACACAACGTGGATGATATCAGCGCCCGGGGCTCCCTTCGCTATGCGCTCGATCCGGTCGCCCGGAAATTCCTTTTTGAGAGCCTCAAACAAGTCAATTTCGGCCCCTTCGCCGAGCTCTTCATTTGTCTTTTTTTCAAGGGCGCGCTGCAGTTCGTTCACTTTATTGGACAGCTTCTGATTCTCATCAAAGGCCCTAGCTTTCTCGACGTTGATCGCCTCATCCTTGGCCTTTTCCATGACCTCTCTTAGAGAATCGAGGCGCTCTTTAAGAGCGAGCTCATGTTGCTCCGAGAGTTGCGAAAGCTTGGTTTCGGCCTCCGCGGTCTTCGCCTGGGCCTCGGCAAGAGCCTTTTCGTTGTCAGAGATTTTCTGACGGATGGACGCTTCGGCGAGCTCGGTCGCCTCTTGACGGATGCGGCTGGCTTCGGCCGCGGCATCTTCTCTAACTCGCGCCACTTCAGCTTCTTTGGCCTTATGAAGTTCGTCAAGTTGAAGCTGAAGCGCCACTCCTTTCTGCTCCGCCGCGAGCTTTGTCTCTTCGGCCAGAGCGATCCGCGCCTGCAACGCGGCCTCTGATTCAAACCGGGCGCTTTCGCTAGCTGCAAGCTTCTCGGCTACCGTAGCTTCCGCCGCCCGCTGCGCTTGAGCCAGAATCTCGGCCTCGCGCGCCTTGGCGTCGGCCTTTGCCGTCGCTAGAGCCGTCTCATTTTCCTGGCGCAGTTGCTGGAGCTGAGCCTTTAAATCAATTCCGGCCTCCTCGGCCGCCTTCCTGGCCGATTCTGATTCCTCGACCTGCTTCTGCAGCGCGGTTTGCAATTCTTGGCGGCTTTGCTCCGCCGCGGCGAGTTTTTCTGCGGCAGCAATTTCAACAGCTTTACGTGTTTCCTCGCGCGCCGCCGTCTCCCGTGCAGCACTCTGACGACGTTCAGCATCAATGTCCGCCCTGGCCTTTGCCTCAAGCTGAGCCTTGTCAAACGCATATTGTTGTTCAAGTTGCGCGGTGATTGCCTTCGTCTGTTCCCGCTCGCGCGCTGCGATCTTTCCGCTGATCTCCTCGAGCTTTTCGACAGGAATTTCTTGTTCGCACCAGGGGCACGTCTCGCCGTCTACGTGGAGATGCGGCGACGAAGGCTCGCGGAACAACGAGGTATTGGGGGACTGCGGAATCATAGCTTGGTCTCCTGCAAACTTAGGTCCTATTTTGTCCTATTTTCTCCTAATGTCAAGCGTCTCGGTCGTGCTGCGCAGCTAGAGCGCGACATAGATGACGTTATATTGCCGTATTTGCTGCCTTCTGCGATTGCAGCGGCCGGCTTCATGCTTCCCGTAGCTGCATGGAGGAAATTACAAAATAGCCGTCTCCAGTCCTTATTTCCTCAGTGTGAGCCTGCACTCGAAATCGAGCGTGCTTTCGGACGAAGTCCGGAATCCAGGGGAGGTCATCGCGGAAAAACACGAGCTCCTCCGCCGAGCGGATAATCGTCTGGTTAAGGGAGCAAACCTCAGAATGATTAGGCCGGACGACGCGAAAGCGCATCTTGGAAAAACTGAGGTCCACCTCTCCGCGCGTCTCGGGCTGGGGGATGATCCGCAAGGCCAGCTCCGCTGTGAGTGGCACGATGCGATTTAGGACGCGCGGGTCTTCTGCGTGCTCGACGGCAACAGGGAAATCGCTGGTGAAAAACGGGCTATGGCTCGCGTGATCATTGACGATGATGTCCCAAAGCCCATTGCCGAAAACAGATGCAGTTTTGAGAATGTTGGAAATCCCAATGGCCTGCGGATACTTCTGGTCGACATTGACCTGTATGGCCTTTGATTCAAGAAGCTCTGTGAAGCTTCGGCTTCCCAAGCCAGTAGGCGAAGGGCCGAACATACCTTTTGCGTCCAGTATTTTTGAGGTCGCTTCCACGACTTGCCGCATAGGCGCTGAGTGCACGCGCATCGCTGCGGGTGAGCATGTCGCGACGTAGGCAGCAAAGCCCGCAATCACATAGATCGTTGTCTCGTCGATTTCGCCGCGCCGAAGACAAGAAACTGCCTCGTTATATCTCGGCTCGACGCCCTTCAAGAACTCCTCAATGATGCGTTCTTCGGTCAGGTAGGCGTTTGTGCTGCCATCATCGATGCGACAAACGTCCTTTGACCCGCACGGAAACTTGAGCAGATCACGTTTCCTGATAGCGTGCATCTTGTTGCCAAGCACGGGAGAGTAGAAGTTGCGTAGGTGGACCTGCGAAACGTAATGGTCGAGGGCCATCAGCCTTGGTCTTTCGTGCCAGAAGAGCTCATCTCAAATCACCACTCTCTCGACCTCGTCGAGGCTCATTTCATCCCGCCGCCTGTCATAGAGCTGCGTCGTGCGCGTCGAGGCATGGTTTGCCATGCTCGCGGCCTTCTCCAATGTCCCCCCGTTTTTGAGATAGGCGGTGATCCCTGTGGCGCGGAAGCTATGATTGCCGACCTTGGTGGCGATCCCCGCCGCCAACGCGCGCCGCCGGATCATGGCATAAGCATTGGCCTGGGGCAGAGGAGTCAACGTCAGCTCGCCTGTGCCACGTCCGATCGTACGGAACAAATGCGCCTTTGGATCGGCTGCGAGGTAGCAGCCGTCGATATAGGCGTGCAAGTAAGACTCCAGATTATGATGACAGGGCATTTCATGTCGCTTGCCGCCCTTCTCATGCAGTCGCACCCAAAGGCGGCGGTTCTGTACGTAAACATCTTCGACTTTCATGGCGAGCGCTGCGCCGACGCGCGCGAAGGAATAGACCATCAGCGCGATGAGAGCGCGATCGCGCAAGCCGACGGTCGTCGTCACGTCGATGCTGTCGAGCAAGATGCGCGTCTCCTCCGGATCGAGCACCGGCGTCTTTCCGACTTTCACGACATGCTTGGGGCCGCGCACGCTGGCGGCCGGATTGGTCGGGATGATCTGGCCGGTCACCAGCCAATCGAACAGCATGCGAATGGCGGCAAGGCGCTGTTTGGCGGTTGGCGCGCTATGGCTTCGCGTCAGCGCTTCGACATAAGCGCCAATATGCAGCGGATCGATGTCGATGATCGAGGCGAGGCCGCGCTGCTCGCACCAGGCGAGGAATTCGCCAATCGAGCGGCCATAGGCACGCCGCGTGTGCGCGTTGCGGATGTTGTTGACGAAGAATTCCCAAAAGCGGGTCTGGGCGCGCTCGCCGGCAGAGCGGACGAGCGCGGGAACCCGCGCGGAGGCATGCATTGGAAGCGTGTTGATCGCATTTTCCTGCATGACTTTGAGCTCATGCCGGGACATAGCCACAAGCCTTGGTGAGCCTAGCGTAATCAGATGGATCGTAGGGAAACTGATGCAGCTCCGCACACGGGGCGGGCGGCTTAACGTTTGGATTCTGGCCTATTTGAAAAATCTTGCCGATCAGCGCGAGATCAGATCGGTCGACAAGCGCGATGTGAATAAGGGTGGCTTTCCCGTTTCTTTCTGACCGAATGGTCCAATCACCTTTGAGCGTCTTGCCAAGGACCTCAATTAGAACGCCGTAAGGCGTCGGGAATTTGCGCCCGTCACGAGCTAGTCCGACGCGCGGTGCTTTCCAGCCAAACCCTGTGACAACACAGATTGCTTTCGGGTTAGCCTTCACAAAAACGTCCCA encodes the following:
- a CDS encoding tyrosine-type recombinase/integrase gives rise to the protein MSRHELKVMQENAINTLPMHASARVPALVRSAGERAQTRFWEFFVNNIRNAHTRRAYGRSIGEFLAWCEQRGLASIIDIDPLHIGAYVEALTRSHSAPTAKQRLAAIRMLFDWLVTGQIIPTNPAASVRGPKHVVKVGKTPVLDPEETRILLDSIDVTTTVGLRDRALIALMVYSFARVGAALAMKVEDVYVQNRRLWVRLHEKGGKRHEMPCHHNLESYLHAYIDGCYLAADPKAHLFRTIGRGTGELTLTPLPQANAYAMIRRRALAAGIATKVGNHSFRATGITAYLKNGGTLEKAASMANHASTRTTQLYDRRRDEMSLDEVERVVI